In one window of Methanocorpusculum sp. DNA:
- a CDS encoding formate/nitrite transporter family protein, whose protein sequence is MVTFSPAQVCVKIGIAGISKTSLPALNMLVRAFLAGAYVAMGATLATVSSTDVANYFGPGISQLIVGAVFPVGLMLVVFTGAELFTGDAMFAPMSMLQGHIGIWKLVYLWVIVYIGNLIGSVFMAFLVSYGPYSSWDAAGVVTVTTFGLRAIQIGSAKVAYTGTMGLLSCFFKGILCNWLVCLALFLGLAADDVISKIAALWFPIMAFATSGFEHCVANMFFIPAAIITNGFTGNTVTNLNWAGMWTNNIIWTTLGNIVGAVVFMAIVYYYCYKSEICALCKTA, encoded by the coding sequence ATGGTTACATTCAGTCCTGCGCAGGTTTGCGTGAAAATTGGAATCGCTGGTATATCTAAAACCAGTCTTCCGGCATTGAATATGCTGGTTCGTGCGTTTCTTGCCGGCGCCTATGTCGCAATGGGTGCTACGCTTGCAACAGTTAGTTCGACTGACGTCGCAAACTATTTCGGTCCGGGTATCTCCCAATTGATCGTCGGTGCGGTTTTCCCGGTTGGGTTAATGCTCGTCGTCTTCACTGGAGCAGAGCTTTTTACCGGTGATGCAATGTTCGCCCCGATGTCGATGCTTCAGGGTCATATCGGTATCTGGAAACTCGTTTATCTGTGGGTCATCGTTTACATCGGGAATCTTATCGGATCTGTATTCATGGCATTTCTTGTCAGTTACGGTCCTTATTCCTCGTGGGATGCTGCCGGCGTCGTGACGGTAACGACCTTTGGTCTTCGTGCGATCCAGATTGGGTCCGCCAAAGTTGCCTACACAGGAACGATGGGTCTTCTCTCCTGCTTCTTTAAAGGAATTCTTTGTAACTGGCTTGTTTGTCTTGCCTTGTTCCTTGGTCTTGCCGCGGATGATGTGATATCTAAGATAGCTGCTCTCTGGTTTCCTATTATGGCTTTTGCGACCTCAGGATTTGAACACTGTGTTGCAAACATGTTCTTCATCCCTGCTGCAATCATTACAAACGGCTTTACCGGGAACACCGTCACAAATTTGAACTGGGCGGGTATGTGGACAAACAACATCATCTGGACAACACTTGGCAACATCGTTGGTGCGGTCGTTTTTATGGCGATCGTCTATTATTATTGTTACAAGTCGGAGATTTGTGCATTGTGTAAAACAGCATAA
- a CDS encoding molybdopterin-binding protein: MVKRYLDQITLEKAVEIIKNIPPVIGSRHLPLIYASGHILAESLYAKYSVPEVPTSAMDGFAVQSQETSTAGDQNPVTLTNFERVNTGNVIAKGFDAVIKVEEAWFDEQDLHKITIRKSINPGTNIRPPGEDIKKDQLILPSGTKILPFNIGAIAAYGFTSVKVKRILIGIIPTGTELILPGTRPAPGQVVESNTLMAEVYLRQFGADVIRYPPVTDNKVLIRGALEKAVDECDIIIVSAGSSAGTKDFTASVISEIGKLLFHGISVKPGKPAMVGIINKKPVFGLPGYPLAAQTILRLLVSPLIENWGWTGPEQKTVPIVLGSPVASDGGVDEFSLYAAGRIGDHYTAIPLSRGASVQMTGVRSNCIVQIPLGVEGYETGEVVDALLLVEKEELDQTVLICGVNGGSLEHLTEKCMKEDIRIRVGPTSGISALILLKNESCHLASVSKGEDCSICGPEYQTISIGDLLLVTKKEITDQKVRRVLDLAAEI, from the coding sequence ATGGTAAAACGCTATCTTGACCAGATCACTCTCGAAAAAGCAGTCGAAATAATCAAAAACATCCCACCAGTTATCGGATCGAGACATCTCCCCCTCATCTATGCCAGTGGGCATATCCTCGCTGAATCCTTATATGCCAAATACTCAGTCCCGGAAGTGCCTACATCAGCAATGGACGGATTTGCGGTTCAGTCTCAAGAGACTTCAACAGCCGGCGACCAGAATCCGGTAACTCTCACGAACTTTGAGCGGGTCAACACGGGAAATGTCATTGCAAAAGGATTTGATGCGGTTATAAAGGTCGAAGAGGCCTGGTTTGACGAGCAGGATCTGCATAAGATCACCATCCGGAAAAGTATCAATCCGGGAACAAACATCCGACCCCCAGGCGAGGATATCAAAAAAGATCAGCTGATCCTCCCGTCAGGCACGAAGATCCTTCCGTTCAATATCGGAGCGATCGCTGCGTATGGTTTTACCTCAGTCAAGGTCAAACGGATTTTAATCGGGATCATCCCGACCGGAACAGAACTGATTCTGCCGGGCACACGACCTGCCCCCGGTCAGGTTGTGGAGAGCAATACATTAATGGCGGAAGTGTATCTACGGCAGTTTGGCGCCGATGTCATCAGATACCCTCCGGTAACAGACAATAAGGTCCTCATTCGGGGGGCTTTGGAAAAAGCCGTTGACGAATGTGATATAATTATCGTCTCCGCCGGTTCGTCGGCCGGAACAAAAGATTTCACAGCATCGGTGATCTCCGAGATAGGAAAACTGCTGTTCCACGGCATTTCTGTGAAACCGGGAAAACCCGCAATGGTCGGGATCATCAATAAGAAACCCGTCTTTGGTCTTCCAGGATATCCGCTGGCCGCTCAGACGATATTAAGATTACTCGTTTCACCACTGATCGAGAACTGGGGATGGACCGGACCTGAGCAAAAAACAGTCCCGATCGTCCTTGGTTCCCCGGTCGCATCCGACGGAGGAGTTGATGAATTCAGCCTCTATGCCGCGGGGCGTATCGGAGACCATTATACAGCGATTCCTCTCTCCAGAGGGGCAAGTGTACAAATGACCGGTGTCCGAAGCAACTGTATTGTACAGATTCCCCTCGGGGTCGAAGGATACGAAACCGGCGAAGTAGTAGATGCACTGCTGCTGGTTGAAAAAGAAGAACTTGATCAGACAGTCCTCATTTGCGGTGTCAATGGCGGATCGCTGGAACATCTCACTGAAAAATGCATGAAAGAAGATATCCGGATAAGGGTCGGACCGACAAGCGGGATATCAGCTCTCATTCTTCTGAAAAATGAATCATGCCATCTGGCATCCGTCTCAAAAGGAGAGGATTGTTCGATCTGCGGCCCTGAGTATCAGACAATATCCATCGGCGATCTCCTCCTTGTCACCAAAAAAGAGATCACTGATCAAAAAGTGAGAAGAGTGCTGGACCTCGCAGCAGAAATCTAA
- a CDS encoding formate/nitrite transporter family protein: protein MVTFSPAQVCVTIGKAGKTKCNLPAFNMLVRAFLAGAYIAMGAALATVGSTGVSAVFGAGISQVVTGALFPIGLIIIVLTGAELFTGDAMFAPMAVLQGHVGIGRLAYLWIVVYIGNLIGSLFMAFLMSYGPYTSWSAAGVATVTAFGLRAIAIGTAKVSYTGAMGILSCFFKAILCNWLVCLALFLGLAADDVIGKIVAIWFPIMAFVASGFEHCVANMYFIPAAIITNGFTGNTVAGLDWVGMWTNNIIWATLGNIVGAVIFMAIVYYYCYKSEICALCETK from the coding sequence ATGGTCACATTCAGTCCGGCGCAGGTATGCGTCACAATTGGAAAGGCCGGCAAAACAAAATGCAACCTTCCAGCATTCAATATGCTGGTTCGTGCGTTTCTTGCTGGTGCATATATTGCAATGGGTGCTGCCCTTGCAACAGTTGGATCAACCGGAGTCTCCGCAGTATTCGGTGCAGGTATCAGCCAGGTCGTTACCGGTGCTCTTTTCCCGATCGGTTTAATTATCATCGTCTTAACCGGTGCAGAACTCTTTACCGGCGATGCAATGTTTGCCCCAATGGCAGTCCTTCAGGGTCATGTTGGCATTGGCAGACTTGCTTATCTCTGGATTGTTGTTTACATTGGTAACCTTATTGGATCCCTCTTCATGGCATTCCTCATGTCCTATGGTCCATATACCTCATGGAGCGCAGCAGGTGTTGCAACTGTAACTGCCTTTGGTCTCCGTGCAATTGCCATTGGAACCGCTAAAGTCTCCTACACTGGAGCAATGGGTATTCTTTCCTGCTTCTTCAAAGCTATCCTTTGTAACTGGCTCGTCTGCCTGGCACTCTTCCTTGGCCTCGCAGCTGATGATGTAATCGGCAAGATCGTTGCTATCTGGTTCCCGATCATGGCTTTCGTTGCCTCTGGATTTGAACACTGTGTTGCAAACATGTACTTCATCCCAGCCGCAATCATTACAAACGGATTCACTGGAAACACTGTCGCAGGTCTTGACTGGGTCGGCATGTGGACGAACAACATTATCTGGGCAACCCTTGGTAACATTGTTGGTGCTGTCATCTTCATGGCAATCGTCTACTACTACTGCTACAAGTCAGAAATCTGTGCACTTTGTGAAACTAAATAA
- the glp gene encoding gephyrin-like molybdotransferase Glp: MRFLKLVSVEEAEKTLLSLAKLLPTEHISLDNTSGRILAEPVCSPADIPGFNRSVKDGYAVRSIDTLGAGELRPNLLQIVGKIAMGENNSGSIGEKEAKYIPTGGVMPDGADAVIMQEQVELAGTTLLVKGAVNPGLDVLKYNEDFSKGEEVFSAGHIITAQTAGVLAAFGLDPVLVRKRPRVGIISTGNELITPANTPDIGQIRDTNTSLLRAFITENGAKPIFYGIVKDEADALQPVLAKAAAECDLVILSGGSSKDERDVTAGVIKTLGKVHVHGVSVSPGKPTIIGSIHNVPVLGLPGNPTSTYMIATLFVTPLLRKMTGANQKLRSIKAHISTSFPSEKGRVDLIRVKLLPNGDIEPVLGKSGLLNTLVKSDGYIKVPAGLDGYEPGEVVEVYLW; encoded by the coding sequence ATGAGATTTCTCAAACTTGTATCAGTCGAGGAGGCAGAAAAAACACTCCTTTCACTTGCAAAACTCCTTCCAACTGAACATATCTCTTTGGATAATACCTCGGGAAGAATTTTAGCAGAACCTGTCTGTTCCCCGGCAGATATTCCCGGATTTAACCGTTCGGTAAAAGACGGGTATGCCGTACGTTCCATAGACACGCTTGGAGCCGGCGAGCTACGTCCAAACCTTCTCCAGATAGTTGGTAAAATAGCCATGGGCGAAAACAACTCAGGCAGTATTGGGGAAAAAGAGGCAAAATATATTCCAACCGGGGGTGTTATGCCAGACGGAGCCGATGCAGTCATAATGCAGGAGCAGGTCGAACTCGCAGGGACAACACTACTCGTCAAAGGAGCAGTGAATCCGGGACTTGATGTTCTGAAATACAATGAAGATTTCTCAAAAGGTGAAGAAGTATTCTCAGCAGGTCACATAATCACGGCACAGACGGCCGGCGTTCTCGCTGCATTTGGACTCGATCCGGTTCTTGTCAGGAAACGCCCGCGGGTTGGGATAATCTCAACCGGAAATGAACTGATCACCCCCGCAAACACACCCGACATCGGACAAATTCGCGATACGAACACCTCTCTTTTACGGGCATTTATAACAGAAAATGGAGCAAAGCCGATATTCTACGGGATCGTCAAAGACGAAGCGGATGCACTCCAGCCGGTACTTGCCAAAGCAGCAGCAGAATGTGATCTGGTCATCCTGTCGGGAGGCAGCTCCAAGGATGAACGGGATGTGACCGCAGGCGTTATCAAAACCCTGGGAAAAGTCCATGTTCACGGCGTGTCCGTATCCCCGGGAAAACCCACTATCATAGGAAGTATACATAATGTTCCTGTTTTGGGTCTTCCCGGAAACCCGACATCAACATATATGATCGCAACACTCTTCGTGACACCTCTTCTCAGAAAAATGACCGGAGCAAACCAGAAATTACGGAGCATCAAAGCCCACATCTCAACAAGTTTTCCCTCGGAAAAAGGGAGAGTCGACCTCATCAGAGTTAAACTTCTTCCAAACGGTGATATCGAACCGGTTCTTGGAAAATCCGGTCTGTTGAATACCCTCGTCAAAAGTGACGGGTATATCAAAGTCCCCGCAGGACTCGACGGATATGAACCTGGAGAAGTTGTGGAGGTATATTTATGGTAA
- the argS gene encoding arginine--tRNA ligase, translating to MYREYIEKTIGLLRDVTGLDDVMITDGGDYADLASTVSFALAKTQRKNPAQIAGELVAALSARPDAKGIEVSAKGPYINFVFGGDYVAESVRAARSPDYGTLNARNEKVIIEHTSANPNGPLHVGHIRNTVIGDTLVRAFRKAGYPVEAQYYLNDMGRQIAIVAWGVKNLHYDRLPGEKGDEFIVRHYVEANKIAKAKPEIEPEFDLLMEKIEAGDPETVKLFHDSVDICADGIKETLSSMNVVHDKFVRETTFLWNGSMQDVLNRIEKLPMAHHEGQMMYLDLSGEGFGNKYVLRRSNGTSVYAARDLAFHLWKNGQCDRSIDVLGADHKLIGAQLQATLKLIGEQPPEIVHFEFVSLPEGSMTTRGGVFITADALIAETKKRAMEEVTIRRPELGEDERKKIANAVAVGAVRYDIVKVSAEKSTVFDWKEALDFERQSAPYIQYAHARACSILEKANAEGGFTECYAYSDAYELALAKHIAQFPFVLEKVVAELRPHLLATYVRDLADLFNSFYRFAPVLKAEGNIRDARLTLVDACRNTLYQGLSVLGIEALESM from the coding sequence ATGTATCGTGAATATATTGAGAAAACAATCGGCCTGCTTCGTGATGTAACAGGTCTTGATGATGTTATGATCACCGACGGGGGAGATTATGCCGATCTCGCCTCCACCGTTTCTTTTGCGCTTGCAAAAACACAGAGAAAGAATCCTGCCCAGATCGCCGGCGAGCTTGTCGCCGCGCTTTCAGCACGACCGGATGCAAAAGGCATCGAAGTGTCAGCCAAAGGTCCCTACATCAACTTCGTTTTTGGCGGGGATTACGTTGCTGAATCCGTTCGTGCAGCCAGGAGCCCGGATTACGGCACTCTCAACGCCAGAAATGAAAAAGTCATCATCGAACATACCAGTGCAAATCCGAATGGACCTCTGCATGTGGGGCATATCAGAAATACGGTGATCGGCGACACACTTGTTCGTGCGTTCCGGAAAGCCGGCTACCCGGTCGAGGCACAATATTATCTCAACGACATGGGCCGTCAGATCGCGATCGTTGCCTGGGGGGTCAAGAATCTTCATTACGACCGCCTTCCCGGAGAAAAAGGCGACGAGTTCATTGTTCGTCATTATGTTGAGGCAAACAAAATCGCGAAGGCAAAACCCGAGATCGAACCCGAGTTCGATCTGCTGATGGAAAAAATCGAAGCCGGTGATCCGGAAACCGTGAAACTCTTCCACGACTCTGTGGATATCTGTGCAGACGGAATCAAGGAGACCCTTTCTTCGATGAATGTCGTCCATGACAAATTCGTGCGTGAGACCACCTTCCTCTGGAACGGTTCGATGCAGGACGTTCTCAACAGAATCGAAAAGCTTCCGATGGCACATCACGAAGGACAGATGATGTACCTCGATCTTTCTGGAGAAGGATTTGGGAACAAATACGTTTTACGAAGAAGCAACGGGACATCCGTCTATGCGGCGCGTGACCTTGCTTTCCATCTCTGGAAAAACGGTCAGTGTGACAGAAGCATCGATGTGCTCGGCGCTGACCACAAACTGATCGGGGCACAACTTCAGGCAACGCTGAAACTCATCGGCGAGCAGCCGCCGGAAATCGTTCACTTCGAGTTCGTTTCTCTTCCCGAAGGTTCCATGACGACCCGCGGCGGTGTTTTCATCACGGCCGATGCGTTGATCGCCGAGACAAAGAAGCGTGCGATGGAGGAGGTAACCATTCGTCGGCCGGAACTTGGTGAAGATGAGCGGAAAAAAATAGCCAACGCCGTCGCCGTCGGAGCGGTTCGCTACGATATCGTGAAAGTCTCTGCAGAAAAATCCACTGTCTTTGACTGGAAGGAGGCTCTCGATTTCGAACGTCAGAGCGCCCCGTATATCCAGTATGCCCATGCAAGGGCCTGCTCAATTCTTGAGAAGGCGAATGCCGAAGGCGGATTTACTGAGTGTTATGCATATTCTGATGCTTACGAACTCGCTCTGGCAAAACACATCGCACAGTTCCCCTTCGTTCTCGAAAAAGTCGTAGCAGAACTTCGCCCGCATCTTCTTGCGACCTATGTTCGTGATCTCGCGGATCTTTTCAACTCCTTCTACCGGTTTGCCCCGGTTCTGAAAGCGGAAGGAAACATCCGGGATGCACGGCTTACCCTCGTGGATGCCTGCAGGAATACTCTTTATCAGGGCCTCAGCGTCCTTGGCATTGAGGCTCTGGAAAGTATGTAA